A section of the Streptomyces sp. SLBN-118 genome encodes:
- a CDS encoding beta-ketoacyl synthase N-terminal-like domain-containing protein, giving the protein MSKYAIVGLSCLFPGAETPAEFWQNLRTGADSRKEGGEEVFGPALDARDTDPQHGIYCSRGGFITDFDFDPSGYLLDPGHLAGLDRIFHWSLHVAREALRDSGHAERPEVLARTGLILGNYSFPTPTSAEVSVPLVQEAVLEGLRRAGHPALGALAGQDRRIDRDALKPEDLRVSGSPSSVAATALGLGGPRYALDAACSSALYALKLACDHLAAGQADLVLAGGVCAPDPTLIHLSFSDLQAYPRDGFSQPFDDRSGGILTGQGAGMVAVKRLADAVRDGDRIHAVVDGIGLTNDGSGRHLLVPQGGGQLQSYELAYQQAGIDPTAIDYLECHATGTPIGDSTEADSVATFFGDAGKVPLIGSVKGNIGHLLTVAGLSSMLKVILAMGNGHIPPTIGVSKPVASKDGRVGEDTLVRTGREWPRGDDPRRGAVSAFGFGGTNAHVVLSEPVAEAVTEAAAATVPALDVVGLGAHFGSFDSLEAFERAVHEGSDALGPLPERRWRGLDQTRGGSLEHGTGVSPDALPHGAFVDGLGIDPVDLKIPPSDLRTYNLQHALASKVADEALHDAGFSRAVAQGRTAPEPRRVAVVVAMEIEPMTHLRLTRRTLGAFVREEFERAGVAIDEEQLAAVTAVGRDAVVDPIVANEVLSFIGNVMASRISSLWNLTGPSFTVSSDGSGTAEALEVARLLLLDRSIEAVLVGAVDLAGSAENLLLRPDVVAEAGLTFGEGSRGRRIGEGAGAVVVTRPGEWESTVYARLDSVAIRHAAPVDGAVPEADAATLASAAEEALTAAGVTAADIGYLEAHAGGTDIQDRAEIAGLARVYPADGGSVALGSAKAQIGDAGCAATMAGLIRSVLCLHHGYLPGTSGWSRPAGELADDFAASSLYVPDASRPWLRETKDARRYAALSFIGASGAHGHLVLSADATRGTVAPSDWQRAGGPVVLPLAADSFDALHASIEQHLELLEVADPYALAREAAKELVGRKLRAVFVGRDRGELRAQLELAARDLPGVNAEGAEWATPAGSFFTARPIGPDGKVALVYPGAFNSYPGLGRDFFRAFPGLLDRFESQADEPALHLRSRALYPRTQVTPGRRELMGLEAELGEDIPFMLATGTSFAILYTDLVRDVLGVRAHGGFGYSLGESSMLFATRGWLPESRRDEVISDTPVFKDRLCGAKRTVRAYWDLPGSVPDGEVWASHVLLTDADTVRDALTRYDRVHLTHINTPNELVIAGDPAQCKALVKELGCPAARSPVNAVMHCPVVDAEVGGLAGLNDYPTGSFGDLELFSAYDYEALPVLDRKEIARRIAHTLRSPIDFPRLIQGAHDRGFRYFLEVGPSATCSRWIHDTLGDAAHVALPVDRRGAPATKSVAQLVARLVSHGVQLDLTPLLGTDADRAPARSARASRFRVGGGDPVPARVARGIAATPPAAGPVQAPRPVAAAAAPAASAPVPAPAPVPVSPAPVPSVPPEDSVMPADPTLADAEVIAFDGTPISFLPWAPPAPGAPEPAAAGPVPSAPVALPVAAPAASTPTPAAATGAAPAPAAASGDPAADLVREIRRQMVATHSVVMETQRILQGATLSRMEALLDPATAPAPAPAPRTADLAQQPALTAAVSDQAVRPALPPAAPARPAEPVASGPGTPVPPPAAPADREVKEGVIWDEADLLEFAVGSVAKVFGPEFGVIDGYAKRVRLPAPPYHFVTRVTELSGTTGEFKPATITTEYDVPEDAWYAVDGGVPPAVTVEAGQCDLLLVSYLGIDFRNKGERVYRLLDSTLIFRGNLPQVGQTLRYDISIDRFVHQGDTTLFFFSYKCYADGELILELHDACAGFFSQAELDTPLGVVITEKEKAERAKLTKGWFKPLAYTEKNHLTSGDLELLAQGRIGEVFGPDHAQDPGINPAIRLPDAKLRMVDEVTIDRKAGPRGLGTLSAIKKLTPDAWYFTCHFPDDHVLAGSLVAEGAVQLLQIYLMHQGMHLTLPDARFQCVTDVPIEVQVRGQITQQHEEIRYEVEVMELTLLPRATVIADVLIYLGDKPVIKMKGLGLQVREKEGSPYRPETGGVPKFLGRRNRDGEAAMINELHLAHAAKGRLDMAMGPEFEVYRNSRAPYIPNGAFQFVDRVMSLKGTRGDLSPGSEMVTEYDSPADAWYYEQNSHPHMPNAVYMESSLQAAIFLGYYLGATLTRPEEQYAIRNLDGRATLVKDIDLRGKTIRHHSKLLMTSAVSGAVLQNFSYELSADGEVFYTGESLFGYFSDAALANQVGLDNGKYVAPWIETEQIPADRIRRIELPEGAPAFTDPTGGHLHLPGGQFALVDRVDVVDKGGRHGHGYLHGYREIRPDEWYFDCHFHRDPVMPGSLGVEAILQAMRLFVIDQNLADGMEQPRFAMATDVEMAWKYRGQILRHDRELQFDVHIKEVRREADRLLIIADADLSKPGLRIYELTDVAIEVRPAGA; this is encoded by the coding sequence CGGGGCTCGACCGGATCTTCCACTGGTCCCTGCATGTCGCCAGGGAGGCGCTGCGCGACAGCGGACACGCGGAACGCCCCGAGGTCCTCGCCCGCACCGGCCTGATCCTGGGCAACTACTCCTTTCCCACGCCCACTTCCGCCGAGGTCAGCGTGCCGCTGGTCCAGGAGGCGGTGCTGGAGGGGCTGCGCCGGGCCGGACACCCGGCGCTCGGCGCGCTCGCCGGGCAGGACCGCCGTATCGACCGCGACGCCCTGAAGCCGGAGGACCTGCGGGTCAGCGGCTCCCCGTCGTCGGTCGCCGCCACCGCGCTGGGCCTCGGCGGCCCCCGCTACGCGCTCGACGCCGCCTGCTCGTCCGCCCTCTACGCGCTCAAGCTGGCCTGCGACCACCTCGCCGCGGGCCAGGCCGACCTGGTGCTGGCCGGCGGCGTCTGCGCACCGGACCCGACGCTGATCCACCTCTCCTTCTCGGACCTTCAGGCCTACCCCCGCGACGGTTTCAGCCAACCCTTCGACGACAGGTCCGGCGGCATCCTCACCGGCCAGGGCGCCGGCATGGTCGCCGTCAAGCGGCTGGCCGACGCGGTGCGCGACGGCGACCGGATCCACGCGGTCGTCGACGGCATCGGCCTGACGAACGACGGCAGCGGACGCCATCTGCTGGTCCCGCAGGGCGGCGGCCAACTCCAGTCGTACGAGCTGGCGTACCAGCAGGCCGGCATCGACCCGACTGCCATCGACTACCTCGAGTGCCACGCCACCGGCACCCCCATCGGCGACTCGACCGAGGCCGACTCCGTCGCCACGTTCTTCGGTGACGCGGGCAAGGTCCCGCTGATCGGCTCGGTCAAGGGCAACATCGGCCACCTCCTCACCGTGGCCGGGCTCAGCAGCATGCTCAAGGTCATCCTGGCCATGGGCAACGGCCACATCCCGCCGACCATCGGCGTCTCGAAGCCGGTCGCCTCCAAGGACGGACGTGTCGGCGAGGACACGCTGGTCCGCACGGGCCGGGAGTGGCCGCGCGGGGACGACCCGCGCCGCGGAGCGGTCTCCGCCTTCGGCTTCGGCGGCACCAACGCGCATGTGGTGCTCTCCGAGCCGGTCGCCGAGGCCGTCACCGAGGCGGCCGCAGCCACCGTGCCCGCCCTCGATGTGGTGGGCCTGGGCGCGCACTTCGGCTCCTTCGACTCCCTCGAAGCCTTCGAACGTGCCGTCCACGAGGGCAGCGACGCACTGGGCCCGCTGCCCGAACGCCGCTGGCGCGGCCTCGACCAGACCCGCGGCGGCTCCCTGGAGCACGGCACCGGCGTCTCGCCCGACGCGCTCCCGCACGGCGCCTTCGTGGACGGGCTCGGCATCGACCCCGTGGACCTCAAGATCCCGCCGTCGGACCTGCGGACGTACAACCTCCAGCACGCGCTCGCCAGCAAGGTGGCCGACGAGGCCCTGCACGACGCCGGCTTCAGCCGCGCCGTCGCCCAGGGCCGGACGGCTCCCGAACCGCGCCGGGTCGCGGTGGTGGTGGCCATGGAGATCGAGCCCATGACGCATCTGCGGCTGACCCGCCGCACGCTCGGGGCCTTCGTACGTGAGGAGTTCGAGCGGGCCGGAGTCGCGATCGACGAGGAGCAGCTGGCCGCCGTGACGGCGGTCGGCCGCGACGCGGTGGTCGACCCGATCGTCGCCAACGAGGTCCTCAGCTTCATCGGCAACGTGATGGCGAGCCGTATCTCCTCGCTGTGGAACCTGACCGGACCGTCCTTCACCGTCTCGTCCGACGGTTCGGGCACCGCCGAGGCCCTGGAGGTCGCACGGCTGCTGCTGCTCGACCGCAGCATCGAGGCGGTCCTGGTCGGAGCGGTCGACCTGGCGGGCTCGGCGGAGAACCTGCTGCTGCGGCCCGATGTGGTCGCGGAGGCGGGGCTGACCTTCGGCGAGGGCAGCCGCGGCCGCCGTATCGGCGAGGGCGCGGGCGCCGTCGTCGTCACCCGGCCCGGCGAGTGGGAGTCGACGGTGTACGCGCGCCTGGACTCGGTCGCCATCCGGCATGCCGCACCGGTGGACGGCGCGGTGCCCGAGGCCGACGCGGCGACCCTGGCCTCCGCGGCCGAAGAAGCACTGACCGCCGCGGGCGTCACCGCCGCGGACATCGGCTATCTGGAGGCCCACGCCGGCGGCACCGACATCCAGGACCGGGCCGAGATCGCCGGACTGGCCCGGGTCTACCCGGCGGACGGCGGCAGTGTTGCCCTCGGCAGCGCCAAGGCGCAGATCGGCGACGCGGGCTGTGCGGCGACCATGGCCGGACTCATCCGGTCCGTGCTCTGTCTGCACCACGGCTATCTCCCCGGCACCAGCGGCTGGAGCCGCCCCGCCGGTGAGCTGGCCGACGACTTCGCCGCCTCCTCGCTGTACGTCCCGGACGCGTCACGCCCGTGGCTTCGCGAGACCAAGGACGCTCGGCGGTACGCGGCGCTCAGCTTCATCGGGGCCTCCGGAGCCCACGGCCACCTCGTGCTCTCCGCCGACGCCACCCGCGGCACGGTCGCGCCGAGCGACTGGCAGCGCGCGGGCGGCCCCGTCGTACTGCCCCTCGCCGCCGACTCCTTCGACGCCCTGCACGCCTCGATCGAGCAGCATCTGGAACTGCTGGAAGTCGCCGACCCGTACGCGCTGGCCCGCGAAGCGGCCAAGGAGCTCGTCGGCAGGAAGCTGCGCGCGGTCTTCGTGGGCCGCGACCGCGGCGAGCTGCGGGCCCAACTGGAGCTCGCCGCAAGGGATCTGCCCGGCGTGAACGCCGAGGGCGCCGAGTGGGCCACTCCGGCCGGCAGCTTCTTCACCGCCCGGCCCATCGGACCCGACGGCAAGGTCGCCCTGGTCTACCCGGGCGCGTTCAACTCCTACCCGGGGCTGGGCCGGGACTTCTTCCGTGCCTTCCCGGGGCTGCTCGACCGGTTCGAGAGCCAGGCCGACGAGCCTGCACTGCACCTTCGTTCCCGCGCTCTCTACCCGCGCACCCAGGTCACTCCCGGGCGGCGCGAACTGATGGGCCTGGAGGCCGAACTGGGCGAGGACATCCCGTTCATGCTCGCCACCGGCACCAGCTTCGCGATCCTCTACACCGACCTGGTCCGGGATGTGCTCGGCGTCCGGGCACACGGCGGATTCGGCTACAGCCTGGGTGAGTCGAGCATGCTCTTCGCCACCCGGGGCTGGCTGCCCGAGAGCCGCCGCGACGAGGTGATCAGCGATACGCCTGTCTTCAAGGACCGGCTGTGCGGGGCGAAGCGGACGGTGCGCGCGTACTGGGACCTGCCCGGGTCCGTCCCCGACGGGGAGGTGTGGGCCAGCCATGTGCTGCTGACCGACGCGGACACCGTGCGGGACGCGCTGACGCGCTACGACCGGGTCCACCTCACGCACATCAACACCCCCAACGAGCTCGTGATCGCCGGAGACCCGGCCCAGTGCAAGGCACTGGTCAAGGAACTGGGCTGCCCCGCGGCGCGCTCTCCCGTCAACGCGGTCATGCACTGCCCGGTCGTCGACGCCGAAGTCGGCGGCCTGGCCGGTCTGAACGACTACCCCACCGGCTCGTTCGGCGATCTGGAGCTGTTCAGCGCCTACGACTACGAGGCGCTGCCCGTCCTGGACCGCAAGGAGATCGCCCGGCGCATCGCCCACACTCTGCGCTCCCCGATCGACTTCCCGCGCCTCATCCAGGGCGCGCACGACCGCGGATTCCGTTACTTCCTGGAGGTCGGCCCCAGCGCGACCTGCTCGCGCTGGATCCACGACACGCTCGGCGACGCGGCCCATGTCGCGCTGCCGGTCGACCGGCGCGGGGCGCCGGCCACGAAGTCCGTCGCCCAGCTCGTGGCCCGTCTGGTCAGCCACGGTGTTCAGCTGGACCTGACGCCGCTGCTGGGTACCGACGCGGACCGGGCCCCGGCCAGGTCCGCCCGGGCCTCCCGGTTCCGGGTGGGCGGCGGTGACCCCGTACCGGCGCGCGTCGCCCGGGGGATCGCCGCAACTCCTCCCGCGGCCGGCCCGGTTCAAGCACCCCGGCCCGTGGCCGCCGCGGCGGCACCCGCCGCGTCCGCCCCCGTCCCAGCCCCTGCTCCTGTTCCCGTATCGCCCGCGCCCGTCCCGTCCGTACCGCCGGAGGACTCCGTCATGCCTGCCGACCCGACTCTCGCTGACGCGGAGGTCATCGCCTTCGACGGCACCCCGATCTCCTTCCTGCCGTGGGCGCCGCCCGCGCCCGGGGCACCCGAGCCCGCTGCCGCAGGCCCGGTGCCCTCGGCGCCGGTCGCCCTGCCGGTCGCCGCACCGGCTGCCTCCACGCCGACACCGGCTGCCGCGACCGGGGCCGCCCCTGCCCCGGCCGCCGCCTCCGGGGACCCTGCCGCCGATCTGGTGCGCGAGATCCGCCGGCAGATGGTCGCCACCCACTCGGTGGTGATGGAGACCCAGCGCATCCTCCAGGGCGCCACGCTCAGCCGGATGGAGGCGCTCCTCGACCCGGCCACCGCCCCGGCACCCGCACCCGCCCCGCGTACCGCGGACCTCGCACAGCAGCCGGCTCTGACGGCGGCCGTGTCCGACCAGGCCGTACGCCCGGCCCTGCCCCCGGCCGCTCCCGCCCGCCCCGCGGAGCCCGTCGCGTCCGGTCCCGGCACGCCCGTGCCCCCGCCCGCCGCACCCGCGGACCGCGAGGTCAAGGAGGGTGTGATCTGGGACGAGGCGGATCTGCTGGAGTTCGCCGTCGGCTCCGTCGCCAAGGTCTTCGGCCCGGAGTTCGGCGTCATCGACGGATACGCCAAGCGCGTCCGGCTGCCCGCACCTCCCTACCACTTCGTCACCCGGGTCACCGAACTCAGCGGTACGACCGGCGAGTTCAAGCCCGCCACCATCACCACCGAGTACGACGTCCCCGAGGACGCCTGGTACGCCGTGGACGGCGGCGTGCCGCCGGCCGTGACCGTCGAGGCCGGGCAGTGCGACCTGCTGCTCGTCAGCTACCTCGGCATCGACTTCCGCAACAAGGGCGAGCGCGTCTACCGGCTGCTCGACAGCACGCTGATCTTCCGTGGCAACCTGCCGCAGGTCGGCCAGACCCTGCGCTACGACATCTCCATCGACCGTTTCGTCCACCAGGGCGACACCACGCTCTTCTTCTTCAGCTACAAGTGCTACGCCGACGGTGAGCTGATCCTCGAACTCCACGACGCCTGCGCCGGGTTCTTCAGCCAGGCGGAGCTCGACACCCCCCTCGGTGTCGTCATCACCGAGAAGGAGAAGGCCGAGCGGGCGAAGCTCACCAAGGGCTGGTTCAAACCGCTCGCGTACACCGAGAAGAACCATCTGACCTCCGGCGACCTGGAGCTGCTCGCCCAGGGCCGCATCGGTGAGGTCTTCGGCCCCGACCATGCCCAGGACCCGGGCATCAACCCGGCGATCCGGCTGCCCGACGCCAAGCTGCGGATGGTCGACGAGGTCACCATCGACCGCAAGGCCGGTCCGCGCGGGCTCGGCACACTCAGCGCGATCAAGAAGCTGACGCCCGACGCCTGGTACTTCACCTGCCACTTCCCGGACGACCACGTGCTGGCCGGCTCGCTGGTGGCCGAGGGCGCGGTGCAGCTGCTGCAGATCTACCTGATGCACCAGGGCATGCACCTGACGCTGCCGGACGCGCGCTTCCAGTGCGTGACCGACGTCCCGATCGAGGTCCAGGTCCGCGGCCAGATCACCCAGCAGCACGAGGAGATCCGCTACGAGGTCGAGGTCATGGAGCTCACGCTCCTGCCGCGCGCCACGGTGATCGCCGACGTGCTGATCTACCTGGGCGACAAGCCGGTCATCAAGATGAAGGGCCTCGGCCTCCAGGTCCGCGAGAAGGAGGGCTCGCCCTACCGTCCCGAGACCGGCGGTGTGCCGAAGTTCCTGGGCCGCCGCAACCGTGACGGCGAGGCGGCGATGATCAACGAGCTGCACCTGGCGCACGCCGCCAAGGGCCGGCTGGACATGGCGATGGGACCGGAGTTCGAGGTCTACCGCAACAGCCGCGCGCCGTACATCCCCAACGGGGCCTTCCAGTTCGTCGACCGCGTCATGTCCCTCAAGGGCACCCGCGGCGATCTGAGCCCCGGCTCGGAGATGGTCACGGAGTACGACTCCCCGGCCGACGCCTGGTACTACGAGCAGAACTCCCACCCGCACATGCCGAACGCGGTCTACATGGAGAGTTCGCTCCAGGCGGCGATCTTCCTCGGCTACTACCTCGGCGCCACCCTCACCCGGCCCGAGGAGCAGTACGCGATCCGCAACCTGGACGGCCGGGCGACCCTGGTCAAGGACATCGACCTGCGCGGCAAGACCATCCGCCACCACTCCAAGCTGCTGATGACCAGCGCCGTCTCCGGTGCGGTCCTGCAGAACTTCAGCTACGAACTCTCCGCCGACGGCGAGGTCTTCTACACCGGCGAGTCGCTGTTCGGCTACTTCAGCGACGCGGCCCTCGCCAACCAGGTGGGCCTGGACAACGGGAAGTACGTCGCCCCCTGGATCGAGACCGAGCAGATCCCCGCCGACCGGATCCGCCGGATCGAACTCCCCGAGGGCGCACCCGCCTTCACCGACCCGACGGGCGGCCATCTGCACCTTCCCGGCGGCCAGTTCGCGCTCGTGGACCGGGTCGATGTCGTCGACAAGGGCGGCCGGCACGGACACGGCTATCTGCACGGGTACCGCGAGATCCGCCCCGACGAGTGGTACTTCGACTGCCACTTCCACCGCGACCCGGTGATGCCCGGCTCGCTCGGCGTCGAGGCGATCCTCCAGGCCATGCGCCTCTTCGTGATCGACCAGAACCTCGCCGACGGGATGGAGCAGCCCCGGTTCGCGATGGCCACCGATGTGGAGATGGCCTGGAAGTACCGCGGCCAGATCCTGCGCCACGACCGTGAGCTGCAGTTCGACGTGCACATCAAGGAGGTCCGGCGCGAGGCGGACCGCCTGCTGATCATCGCCGACGCGGATCTGTCGAAGCCGGGCCTGCGCATCTACGAACTCACCGACGTGGCCATCGAGGTCCGTCCCGCCGGCGCCTGA